A part of Cydia amplana chromosome 24, ilCydAmpl1.1, whole genome shotgun sequence genomic DNA contains:
- the LOC134659050 gene encoding uncharacterized protein LOC134659050 — protein sequence MVYSYIIAVFLQVLCLQHVYSQAIFQNSCGCPSQVSVTKTSIQNPVMVNPPCQQFVAPCQQVALCQPVCQCQQVCQASYAPVANVATPCDVDCVASYGIPSATIIQDDSVANNLVNTLQLLIVSNLLGNTLPPKDLLLGAPLLGQPALLGQPALLGQPVLPGLLSCGCGCGLGCDCGCGC from the exons atggtGTATAGTTACATTATAGCTGTATTTCTTCAGGTGTTGTGTTTACAG CATGTCTACTCCCAAGCCATCTTCCAAAACTCCTGCGGTTGTCCATCTCAGGTCTCTGTGACCAAAACTAGTATCCAGAACCCCGTAATGGTCAACCCACCGTGCCAACAATTCGTCGCGCCATGCCAGCAAGTCGCACTGTGCCAGCCTGTGTGCCAATGCCAGCAAGTGTGCCAGGCTAGCTACGCTCCAGTTGCTAATGTTGCCACACCTTGTGATGTGGATTGCGTAGCTTCGTATGGTATACCGTCTGCGACTATTATTCAG gATGACTCCGTAGCCAATAACCTGGTCAACACGCTCCAACTCCTGATCGTGAGCAACCTCCTGGGCAACACGCTCCCTCCCAAAGACCTGCTGCTGGGCGCGCCCTTGCTTGGACAACCAGCGTTACTCGGGCAACCAGCGTTACTCGGGCAACCAGTACTGCCTGGGTTACTGAGCTGCGGGTGCGGTTGCGGCTTAGGGTGTGATTGTGGATGTGGTTGctaa
- the LOC134659051 gene encoding uncharacterized protein LOC134659051, translating to MVSKVIFACVVFAIFDASTAQCIKNFLPGCSCGGVDVLQNQVLLNQPGLVAGGLVQPGFLAQPGLLAPGVVAGNVLPGLAGGVVGPCVNGLAATNIIQDNTVANNLANTLQLLLVSNLLSNTLPNTPDLCVPAVTPYAGGLSYYC from the exons ATGGTTTCCAAAGTTATTTTTGCGTGTGTTGTGTTCGCCATTTTTGAT GCTAGCACAGCCCAGTGCATCAAGAACTTTCTCCCAGGGTGCAGCTGCGGCGGAGTGGACGTCCTCCAGAACCAGGTCCTCCTGAACCAGCCAG GTCTGGTAGCGGGTGGTCTGGTTCAACCTGGTTTCCTGGCGCAACCTGGTCTTCTAGCTCCTGGTGTGGTGGCTGGCAATGTGCTCCCTGGACTAGCCGGGGGTGTTGTGGGTCCTTGTGTCAACGGACTAGCAGCTACTAACATCATCCAG GATAACACCGTAGCCAACAACCTGGCCAACACCCTCCAGCTCCTTCTGGTCTCCAACCTGCTGTCCAACACGCTGCCCAACACACCCGACCTGTGTGTGCCTGCCGTCACTCCTTATGCCGGGGGTCTGTCTTACTACTGCTAG